CGTTGCCGACGAGGCCGTAGCCGACGGCGCCGAGAATGCGGACAGCCGCGGGAGCGGTGGCCGGACGGCCCTGGTGACAAAGCCGGTGGTGCGGCCGCAACGTCCCACCGGCAAGCGGTCGCGGTCGCGTGCGGCAGGAGCCGACGCAGACGTCGACGTCGAAGAGCCGTCGACCGCGGCTTCGGAAGCTACCGGGGTCGCCAAGGACGATTCGACCACCAAGGCCGTGTCGAAGGCTGCCAGGGCAAAAAAGGCCAGTAAACCGAAGGCCCGGTCGGTTAACCCGATCGCATTCGTCTACAACTACCTCAAGCAGGTCGTTGCCGAGATGCGGAAGGTAATCTGGCCGAACCGCAAACAAATGCT
Above is a window of Mycobacterium tuberculosis H37Rv DNA encoding:
- the secE1 gene encoding preprotein translocase SecE produces the protein MSDEGDVADEAVADGAENADSRGSGGRTALVTKPVVRPQRPTGKRSRSRAAGADADVDVEEPSTAASEATGVAKDDSTTKAVSKAARAKKASKPKARSVNPIAFVYNYLKQVVAEMRKVIWPNRKQMLTYTSVVLAFLAFMVALVAGADLGLTKLVMLVFG